A genomic segment from Rhodospirillum centenum SW encodes:
- a CDS encoding chemotaxis protein CheB, whose amino-acid sequence MKKTRVLIVEDSPTVRLVLESIVTADPRLALAGSVRSAEQMLDVLEETDPDVISLDIRLPGMSGLDATLEVMRRRPTPIVVVAADVNAEDGRLAMNALRAGALSVMEKPVGLGHAAYATVASRLCEQLVLMSKVKVVRQIAWPGRPAVRTDLPPPAGPAEPLARPDGFAVLAVVASTGGPAALVQLLTGLGSDFPLPVLAVQHIGPGFVAGFADWLRSQTPFAVRIAADGEEPRPGTVHLPPPDCHLLLKGGRLELSGADPVAGQRPSGTEMLRSVAAAAGRQGIGAVLTGMGSDGAEGLRELSRAGGYTIAEDAATAVVYGMPAAAVDLGAVKALLPLPAIAPHILTLLARTGRTGA is encoded by the coding sequence ATGAAGAAGACACGGGTACTGATCGTCGAGGACTCGCCGACGGTCCGTCTGGTGCTGGAGAGCATCGTGACGGCAGACCCCCGGCTTGCGCTCGCCGGGTCCGTCCGCTCCGCGGAGCAGATGCTCGACGTGCTGGAGGAGACGGACCCGGACGTCATCTCCCTCGACATCCGCCTGCCCGGGATGAGCGGCCTGGACGCCACGCTGGAGGTGATGCGGCGGCGGCCGACCCCGATCGTCGTGGTGGCGGCCGACGTGAATGCCGAGGACGGGCGCCTCGCCATGAACGCGCTGCGCGCCGGTGCCCTGTCCGTGATGGAAAAGCCGGTGGGTCTGGGCCATGCGGCCTATGCCACCGTCGCCAGCCGGCTGTGCGAACAGCTTGTCCTGATGAGCAAGGTGAAGGTCGTGCGCCAGATCGCCTGGCCCGGCCGGCCCGCGGTGCGGACCGATCTGCCGCCCCCGGCCGGCCCGGCGGAGCCGCTGGCGCGACCGGACGGCTTCGCGGTCCTGGCCGTTGTCGCCTCCACCGGCGGGCCGGCGGCGCTGGTGCAGCTCCTGACCGGGCTGGGGTCCGACTTTCCGCTGCCGGTGCTGGCGGTGCAGCATATCGGTCCCGGCTTCGTCGCCGGCTTTGCCGACTGGCTGCGCAGCCAGACGCCCTTCGCCGTCCGGATCGCCGCGGACGGCGAGGAGCCGCGCCCCGGCACCGTCCACCTGCCGCCCCCCGACTGCCACCTGCTGCTGAAGGGCGGCCGGCTGGAACTGTCGGGGGCCGATCCGGTGGCCGGACAGCGCCCCTCCGGTACCGAGATGCTGCGGTCGGTCGCCGCCGCGGCGGGACGCCAGGGCATCGGCGCCGTGCTGACCGGGATGGGCAGCGACGGGGCCGAGGGGCTGCGCGAGCTGAGCCGTGCCGGCGGCTACACCATCGCCGAGGATGCCGCCACCGCCGTCGTCTACGGCATGCCCGCGGCGGCCGTGGACCTGGGGGCGGTGAAGGCGCTGCTGCCGCTGCCGGCCATCGCCCCCCATATCCTGACCCTGCTGGCGCGGACGGGGAGGACCGGAGCATGA